The Myroides fluvii region GGCGCCAAAACCATCAGTCACATCTAGTGTAAAATGGGCGTGTTTCCAATACTCGAATAAATCGCGATCGACCCAAAAATCAAAACCACACACTTCTCCTATCTTGACATCTCTGCGTCTTAAGTAATACCCTCCCTTCACAAAACACATGGGTTGTGTCCCTTCACAACAGCCTCCAGCCTGGTAGAACATCAAATCGCCATGTTCGGCTTGTAGTTCTTTAATCAGGGCTTTCGCTTTGTCTGTTACATCAATACGGCTAACTTTCGACATCTTGTACTGTATTTTTTAAAAGAATCCCATTTTATTCTTGTTGTATGAAATCAACATGTTTTTTGTTTGACGATAGTGTCCCAACATCATTTTGTGGTTTTCACGTCCAATCCCCGATTGTTTATATCCGCCAAATGGAGCACCTGCAGGATAATTGTGATAGTTGTTTACCCAAACACGTCCTGCTTTTATCGCTCTTGGAATTTGGTACAATTGATGGGCATCACGCGTCCATACTCCTGCTCCTAAACCATATAGTGTGTCATTCGCGATTTCAATCGCTTCTTTTTCATCTTTGAAGGTGGTCACAGCTAGTACTGGTCCGAAAATTTCCTCTTGGAAAATACGCATCTTGTTGTGTCCTTTAAACAAGGTGGGTTGAATGTAATATCCCGTTTCTAAATCCCCGCCTAAATGATTGACATCTCCTCCAACTAACAACTCTGCACCTTCTTCTATTCCTAGCTTTAGATACGCGCTAATCTTGTCGTATTGAACTTTTGAAGCTTGCGCCCCCATCATCGTTGTTGGGTCTAGCGGATTTCCAACTTTAATCGCTTTTACGCGCTCAATCACCCGTGCGATAAACTTATCATAAATACTCTCCTGAATCAACAAACGAGAAGGACATGTACAAATCTCTCCTTGATTAAAGGCAAATAATACCGCTCCTTCTATGGCCTTGTCTAGGTATTCGTCATCGTGATCCATAATAGATTCGAAGAACACATTGGGAGACTTCCCTCCTAATTCTAAGGTAACTGGAATGATATTTTCTGTGGCATACTGCATCACCAAACGACCTGTTGCTGTTGATCCGGTAAAAGCAGCTTTGCTAATTTTTGGATTTGTCACTAATTTTTGCCCCAATTGCGAACCAAAACCATTGACAATATTGATTACTCCAGCCGGAACTAGGTCTCCGATTAACTCCATCAATACCAGAATAGAAATCGGCGTACTTTCGGCGGGTTTTAAAACAACACAGTTTCCTGCGGCCAATGCCGGAGCCAATTTCCAAACAGCCATTAAAATCGGGAAATTCCAAGGAATAATTTGAGCCACAACACCAAGAGGTTCGTGTACAATCATCGAAACTGTATGCTCATCTAATTCAACTACAGAACCTTCTTCTGCGCGAATCACTCCTGCAAAATAGCGAAAATGATCAATAGCTAGTGGAATATCGGCATTCATTGTTTCGCGAATCGCCTTTCCGTTATCTATCGTTTCTACTTGTGCCAAATAAGCTAAATTCTCTTCCATGCGATCAGCAATGCGAAATAGAATATTACTGCGTTCCGCAGCGGAAGTCTTACTCCAAGTTTCAAATGCTTTATCCGCCGCATCAATTGCAAGAATCAAATCTTCTTCCGTTGAATGTGCTGCTTTAGTAAACGGTTTTCCGTTAATTGGCGTAATCGAGTCTAAATAATTTCCTTGTACAGGATCCACAAACTTGCCATTGATATAGTTTCCGTATTGCTCTTTAAACTTGGGAAATTGAATGTTATTGGACATAAATAATTCGTTTTTTATGGTTAATCCTCCTAATATACAATTAATTACAAATCAAGACAATGCCTATTAATGGATTATATAAAATTTAACACAACAAAAAAAATACCACTTGACACCTAATTTCAAAGGTTTTCCTTCTTTCATTGCGAATCTATAGGGATAGTTTTACTTTTGTTGAAACACGAAAGGCATATGAAAAAAATACTTGCGCTTATTGGTTTACTATGCACAATAAGCTACGCACAACAGACCCCGTTTAAAGAAGGCGATTTGATTTTTCAAGAGCTAAAATGTGGACCTTTGTGTGATGCGATTAACGAGGTAACGTATGGATATGAAGGACTAAACTTCAATCATATGGGAATGGTCATTGAGTATGAAGGTAGTTTGCAAGTTATCGAAGCCACTTGGCCCGCAGTATGCATCACGCCTTTGGATCAATTTCTAAATAAAACGCCAGAACCCATGTATTTAGGGCGCATTATCAAAAAGCACGAGAAATTAATTCCAAAAGCAAAGGAATTCGCCTTAAAACAAGTTGGAGTTCCGTATGACGATAATTACCTATATGCCAATGGCAAATACTATTGTTCTGAACTTATCTACGATGCATTTAAATCGGCCAATAAAAACAAAGAATTCTTTAAGATGTACCCCATGACTTACCGTTCAAAATATACCGGAGAGTTCTTTCCCGTGTGGGTACAATACTTCGAAAAATTAGACCAAGTCATTCCCGAAGGAGCATTAGGATGCAATCCCGCGGGAATTACTTGGTCCAAAAACATCACAATCTCAGGTCCTATCGTCCCTTAGTGCTTGTTTTAATTTTAAATATCAATGGAGGTCATCAGGGCGGCAACTTCTTGTTGTACTTGTTGACCTTTATTTTTTGTGTACCACTTGTTTAACAAGATAATGCCATCTTCGTCAAACTTTCCGTGTTCTGTTTTATAATCGTTGACTAACTGTACTGCATCAGCAGGACGAGGTCCCCAATGTCCAAGAACGGCAAGCGTTTCTTTATCGACAATCAACAACTTTGGAATTGCTCTACCACCATTCGTTAGGTATTGATCCATCAATTCCAAATTTTGGTCGCGAAACACAAGGCGCAATTCTACTTTTCCTGTAAGCTCAGCCATTTTGTTCAACATAGGTACCGATTGAGCTGCATCGCCACACCAACTTTCTGAAATCACCAACCAAATATACTCTTTGCCCAAATTTTCCATGACTAGAGCAACTTCAGGTTCAACACGCAAGGTTTTGTCCAAACGGTGTAAACGCGCTTCGTTTAATTCTGCATAAGGCAAATAGTCAGCAGACAAATTCAACTTATCAGGATTATGCTGCAAAGCGTCTGAAACATAGGCACGAAACGCCGCATAAGAAAAACTATTATTCAAATCTTTTATCTCGACTTTGTTCATTTTTGTTTAATTTTATTAGTTTGAATTCAAAGTTAATCTTTTAAACACGAATCTATCAATACTTTATTTATGAAAACCCCAAAAATAGGTTTGGCTCTATCTGGAGGAGGCTATAAAGGGATAGCGCATGCCGGTGTGCTATCGTTCTTAGTTGAGCAAGACATCAAACCTAAAATCCTTGCTGGAACAAGTGCTGGATCAATTGTATCCTGCTTGTATTCCGTCGGATTAACCCCTCGTGAAATATTGAATTTCTTTAAATCAGTTAATATTTTAAATTGGCATTTTTTCACCTTTAAAAAAGCGGGGTTGATTGATTCCAATGCATTTGAAAAATATCTATTTTCTATTTTTGAAAACAGAACCTTAGACGACCTTCCCATTCCCGTTTTAATTAACTCAACAGATATTGCCAAAGGAGAAGTTCACGTTTTTGCCCCTCACACGCGTGTGATTGATGCGATTTTGGCTTCTAGTGCTTTTCCTGCCATTTTTTCTCCTCATACCATCGATGAACAGCTGTATAGCGATGGCGGTATTCTCAATAATTTTGCAACGGATTTAATTCGAGAGGATTGTGATTTGCTGATTGGGAGTAATGTTTGTCCGATTGAGCAATTGGATAAGAAAAATCTAACTTCGCTGAGATCCGTTGCTATTAGAGCCTATGATTTAATGGCGGCGAATCACAACCGCACGCAATCAGCCTTGTGTGATTGGCTAATCGAATCACATCACATCACGCAATATTCTACTTTTGAACGAAATAAGCAGCGGATGGATGAAATTTTTGACTTGGGATATTTAGCGGCGGCACGATCCTTTAAAAATCATGAGGATAAATTCGCAAAAGCTGTTTTATAGTAGTTTATAATCTTTATATTTGCAAAACTTTAAAAATATCATATCCATGAAATACAAAAGAATTCTGCTAAAACTAAGTGGAGAGGCTTTAATGGGAGAGAATCAATATGGAATTGACCCTAAGAGATTGGCTGAGTACGCAGCTGAAGTAAAAAAAGTACACGATTTAGGTGTTGAAATAGCGATTGTTATTGGTGGTGGAAATATTTTTAGAGGAGTGGCAGGAGCAAGTGTAGGCATGGATCGCGTTCAAGGTGATTATATGGGGATGTTGGCAACCATCATCAACGGAATGGCTTTACAAGGCGCTTTAGAAGATGCAGGTATGCTTACTCGTTTGCAAACAGCCTTAAAAATTGAAGCAGTTGCTGAGCCTTACATCAAAAGAAGAGCTGTTCGTCACTTGGAAAAAGGTAGAATTGTAATTTTTGGTGCTGGAACAGGGAACCCTTATTTCACAACAGATACAGCCGCAGTACTAAGAGGAGTTGAAATCAATGCCGATGTTATTTTAAAAGGAACTCGTGTTGACGGTGTGTACAATGCTGACCCTGAAAAAGATCCGACAGCTGTTAAATTTGAGCAAATCACTTTTAGCGATGTATTGACAAAAGGATTAAATGTGATGGATACTACGGCATTTACATTGAGTAGAGAAAACGAATTGCCAATTGTGGTATTCGACATGAATAAAGAAAATAATTTACTAAAAGTTTGCCAAGGAGATGACTCCGTAGGAACTACTGTTTCCGTAAACATTAATTAATAATCGTTATGACAGAAGAAATAGATTTAATTATTGCGAGTGCAAAAGAGGCAATGGACGGTTCTATTGCTCACTTAGAAAAATCGTTATTAAATATTCGTGCTGGAAAAGCATCACCTCAAATGTTAGGTGGCGTTTTTGTAGACTACTACGGTTCTCAAACGCCTTTATCACAAGTAGCTAGTGTAAACGTTCCTGATGCGCGTACGTTAACAGTAACACCGTGGGAAAAAAGCATGTTACAACCTATCGAAAAAGCGATTATGATCGCTAATTTAGGGTTGAATCCAATGAACAATGGAGACAACATCATCATCAACATCCCAGCTTTAACTGAAGAAAGACGTAAAGATTTGGTAAAACAAGCAAAATCAGAAGCAGAAGAGGCAAAAATTGGTATCCGCAATGCGCGTAAAGACGCAAATAACGATATCAAAAAAGAAGAGAAAAACGGAGTATCTGAAGATGTTTGTAAAGATGCCGAAGAGCAAGTACAAAAAATCACAGACGCTTACGTAAAGAAAATTGAAGATATTTTAGTGAAAAAAGAAGAAGAAATTCTTAAAGTATAAGGAAAGCCCGCTCAATGCGGGCTTTTTTATTGACCTCCTTTTACTTGGTTCGCCTCGCGATAAATAAAGCAACACCTTTCCTTTGTTTAAAAGGTACATTTCAATCTTACTATTTGATTAATAAGCGTGTTGTTTGCACCAATATCTATAGTTTTTTTAGTACATTTGTTCGTATTTCAATTCAATGATTTGATCTACCAGGTAACAAAAATATAATCAAAAATGAAACACACCAAAATTATCGATCTACTTACTGGAAAGGCACTCTTGCATGAAGTAAAAGCAAAAGGCTGGGTAAAGACATTTAGAAACAACCAATTTATTGCTTTAAATGATGGATCGACAATCAATAACATACAATGTGTTGTTGACTTAGATAAGTTTCCTGCTGAATTACTTAAAAAAATTCACACAGGAGCAGCTATTTCTGTAAGAGGTACCTTAACTGAAAGTAGAGGAGCTGGACAAAATGTAGAAATCCAAGTTGAAAACTTAAAAGTTTATGGTGAATCCAATCCAGAAGAGTATCCAATTCAACCGAAAAAACACTCTTTAGAGTTTTTACGCGAGAATGCACACTTGCGAATTAGAACAAACATTTTTGGTGCAATTATGCGTGTGAGAAGTACGCTTTCTTTTGCGGTACACAAATATTTCCAAGAAAACGGTTTCTTCTACTTTAACGCGCCTATTATTACAGGTTCAGATGCCGAAGGAGCTGGAGAAATGTTTAAAGTAACTAATTTCAATTTAAATAAACTGCCGAAAAACGAAGAAGGTACTGTTGATTTCACTGAAGATTTCTTTGGTAAAGCGACCAACTTAACTGTTTCTGGACAATTGGAAGCAGAAACTTATGCTATGGCATTGGGTTCTGTTTATACCTTTGGCCCAACATTTCGTGCAGAAAACTCAAACACATCGCGTCACTTAGCTGAATTTTGGATGATCGAACCAGAAGTTGCGTTCAACAAATTAGCAGACAACATGGATTTAGCAGAAGATTTCATTAAATACGTTATCAATTACACGCTAGAGAAATGTCAAGATGATTTACTTTTCTTAGAACAGCGTTTACAAGAAGAAGAAAAAAACAAACCACAAGCGGAACGCAGTGAGTTATCCTTACTGGACAAATTGCGTTTTGTTACGGAAAACAATTTTAAACGCGTAAGCTATACAGAAGCAGTTGATATTTTAAAAGCTTCTAAACCAAATAAAAATAAGAAATTCAACTATATCATCGAAGAATGGGGTGCTGATTTACAAAGTGAGCACGAGCGTTATTTAGTAGAGAAACACTTTAAATGTCCGGTAATCTTATTTGATTATCCTGCAGATATTAAGGCCTTCTACATGCGTATGAATGAAGATGGAAAAACAGTTCGCGCAATGGACATCTTATTCCCTGGAATTGGAGAAATTGTAGGAGGATCTGAACGAGAAGAACGCTATGACGTTTTATTAGATAAAATCGAGAAGATGGGCATCGACAAAGAAGAACTTTGGTGGTACCTAGATACGCGTAAATTTGGTACAGCTCCACACAGTGGATTTGGTCTAGGATTTGAGCGTTTAGTTCTATTCGTTACAGGGATGACAAACATCAGAGATGTAATCCCATTTCCTAGAACTCCGCAAAATGCGTCATTCTAATTTTTAAGAAAAAGAAACCCTTCAAATGTTTACTTTTATCGTATTTTTTCTGTAATTTGGGATGAATACCGATTAAAAGTAAACATTTTTATTTCGTCAATTTTATTTAGCATGCTAAAACAAAGTTTACAACTTAAATTATCGCAGAAATTATCTCCTCAACAAATCCAGTTGATGAAGCTAATTCAATTGCCTACTTTAGCCTTTGAACAAAGGTTGAAAGAAGAGCTAATTGAAAATCCTGCCCTGGAAACAGGAAAGGAAGAAACTGGAGATGACTTTGATAATCTAGATAATGATTTTGAAGACTTTGACAGCGAACACATTGACACCGAAGACATCAATATTGATGACTACCTCAGCGATGATGAGATTCCAGATTACAAGTTGCAAGCCAACAACTACAGCTCAGAAGACGATGACTATGAGGCCCCTATTATTGCGACAGAATCTTTTCATCAAAATTTAATCAATCAGTTAAATACTTTCATCCTTTCAGAAGACGATCGCGCTATTGCTGAGTTCTTAGTGGGAAGTATGGATGAAATGGGATATATCCGTCGAGATATACAAGATATTGTAGATGATTTGGCCTTCACACAAGGCATTTATACAGACACAAAGACTGTTGAAAACATCTTGAATATTGTACATGAACTTGAACCTATCGGTGTAGGAGCACGTGATTTACAGGAGTGTTTACTATTACAATTAAAACACAAAACACCCACCGATGCCATTACTGTAGCCAAAGATATCATTGAAAATCAATTCGATGCCTTTACAAAAAAGCATTACGACAAACTTCTTTCGCGCTATAATATTACCAAAGATCAATTGCGAAAAGCCATTGACGAAATTGAACGACTCAATCCAAAACCTGGGGGAGCCTACACAGGATCGAATCGTTTTATTGAGCAAGTTATCCCAGATTTTACCATCAAAATTGTCGATGGAGAAATTGAATTGACCCTGAATAATAGAAATGCACCTGAATTACATATTTCTCGTGATTACCAAGAAATGTTACAAACCTACAAAGATTCTTCACAGGCGAGTGCTTCTCAAAAAGATGCCGTTCAATTCATCAAACAAAAACTTGATGGAGCTAAGTGGTTCATTGATGCAATCAAACAACGTCATGAGACTCTTTATGTAACCATGAGTGCTATTATACATTATCAACAACAGTATTTTTTAACTGGAGATGAAACCAAGTTAAAACCAATGATTCTAAAAGATATTGCAGATTTAGTTGGCTTGGATATCTCTACCATTTCACGTGTAGCTAATAGCAAATATGTAGAAACTCCTTATGGTACGAAATTAATCAAACACTTCTTTTCAGAAGCCATGATGAATGATCAAGGAGAAGAGGTTTCTACCATCGAAATTAAGAAAATATTGGAAACGATTATTTCAGAGGAAGATACTAGAAAACCTTATCCCGATGAAAAGATAGCCGAATTACTAAAAGAAAAAGGATATCCCATTGCCCGAAGAACGGTTGCTAAATACAGAGAACAACTGGATATTCCAGTAGCGCGAATGCGCAAGAGAATTTAAATCATCTGCATACAAAATCCTTTGCTTACATTAAGGTAGGTCATTATGAAAAAATCAGCCCAAATTATTTCCTATCTTTTTCATCCGATTCTAGTACCTTTACAAACGGTTGGGTTGTATTTCCTAATGCAATACAACTACTTTACACCACTGGAGCTATCAATCATTCTCAGTCAAGTGGCTATTGTTACCTTTTTTATTCCCATTTCCATCTACTATTTAATGCGTTCCTTGCGCATTCTACAATCGAGTGTGATGGTCCATGAAACAAAAGAACGCATCTTTCCTTTTGCCATTAATATTATACTGCTTTATACGCTAAAATCCTTGGTTTTGTACAACAACAGTGCGTATGAGTTGAAAATTTACTTTTGGGGACTTATTGGCACTTATTCTCTTTTATTGATTGGAGCCTTAATTAAGCAGAAGTTTAGCGTACACACCGCTTTATTAACCGCTGGATTGATTTTCTTTACTCTATTGCTCTTTCATCAAGGAATTCCATCTTTGATTCTGCTCATTGCCTGTATTTTAATTACAGGGATAACTGCTAGTGCTCGCTTGTATTTACGCGCGCATACGTCGTATGAAGTTCTTGTTGGAGGATTGATTGGAATAATTCCTCAGATTTTATGTTGGATACTTTTAACCCAATAAAAAAAGAGCTAAAAGCTCTTATAAAATATAAAAAATAACACCTACCTTAAACAGGCGAAGCCCTTCGGTATCCCCTTTAATCGGAGTATCTTTATAGATTGTATTTAAACCGTAATAGGCGTAAAAATTCCACGTATTAAATCCTGCCCCTACATACATACCCAACAGCCATTTGTTGATATTTTCATCTCCACGTATCGTTGTTGAATAAGTATCTGTTGCCGTTTTTAGTCGATTACCTAATACGTAACTCGCTTTGAATCCTACATAGGTGCGCCAAAATTTATGACTCTCTGGCGTAGAGCTTCTCCATCTCAATTCGATGGGTAAATCTAACATATGCAGCGAAAGGCTATTGCTCTTATAACTTTCCAACGTGGTATAACTCCCATCTTCTGCCAACCCAAAGTTATTGCGCAAATTTTGATACGAAAATCCAACACCTGGAGCAATCGCTAGTGTACGACTTTTATTAATTGGAAAATCGCGCAAAAACCCTATGTCAACCCCCAAAGAAACTGAGTTTCCTGTAAACCCAGCGGGTTTTCCCTGCATCAACGTATGAGATAATCCAAAGTAAAATTGATCCTCTCTATACTTGTAATCGAGCGCTACACTATCCTTTTTACTAGATAATTCATCCACTCCCTCAATTTCTTGTCCAAAAGAAAAAGAGGAGATCAAACAACACAGCACTAGCAAAAAGACGTTCTTCATAACACGAAGGTATAAAATTAAAATAAATAGACTAGCCCTACCCCTAGTGTTTGTTTAAACTGAACTTTAGGTCCTTCTATTATTTGTACTCCTCCGCGCTCTACCTTATTTTTAACGTCGTCATCGTAAATCAGGTTAATCCCCACATTGGCACGTACAAAATCATTGACTTTCATGTCGAGTTTTAAGTCCCACATCACATCAATATTACCAAATTGATTGATATAATCGCTATACAGCGTCAATTTAGTATCAATAAATATATTCGTAAACACTTCTTTTCTCCATTCCGTACTCAACAACAGACCGATTTCTGATTTTGAACGTTTTCCGTGTTTGAGTATATTTCCTTCATCGTCTTTAACCGCTGAATCAACACCAAAAGCACCTTGATCAGCTAATCGTTGATCATTAACAAAGGTTCCTTTATAAGTTAAAGGTGAAATATAATACTTAATTCCCGTTTTTGAATCCATATATTCTCCTCCGACCCCGACAAATAGATAAGCAGGCGCTAACCATCTTGATACAGGATCATCTGTATTCGGGTAATTGAATCCATCGGTAAACTGCGTTTTAAAATTCAGTTTCGATACATAGTACCAATCCGATGCAGCCGACGATTTGTATCCAAAAGTAGAATTGAGCTCTAAAACGTCATCGGTTTTGCGCAACTCGCGATCAGACTGTTTATTTACCCCATAGCGCACATTTAAGGTATTATCCCATATTAAACGCCCTTTGATATACTTTCTGCTAAAATCTCCTTTTAGCAGGCCTGAAATAGAGTTATCTCCACCTGCACTCCAATTGACAAAAGCAATTTGATTAAAATCCAACCCTACTCGATTCTTCTTTTCCCAATACCCAATAATTTCATTATTCACTGGAATAGCAGACAATTGAATCTGCGGATTAAATTTAGTCTTTATTTGAGTGTATTTGGGTTTGCTACGCTCCACAAAAACCTCTGGTTTAAAAAAGGCTAAATCCTCTCTAGTCCCAATATTCATATAGCTCATCAGCAAATCTTCTTCTGCGTAATTCTTACGTGGCAAAAAATTCATTAAGGGATTGAAGGGATTCTCTTGTACTTTTACTGTATCTTGAGCCACTTGTGCTTGAGGTTGAGTAGGCATAGCAACGGGTTGTCCTTCTTGAGCCAACGCACCCATGCTAGATATACTTACTACAGAAGAAAAAAAAGCAATCTTTCCTAACTTATTCAAAACTTTCACGAATTAATTTAACAATTGAATCTAAATCTATTCCACACATTTGTTGTTGTTCTCTTACGGTTGCATGTTCGATGAATTCATCTGGAACCCCCAAATTTTCAACCGGAATTCCGGGATAATGTTGTGCTACAAATTGTGCAATCGCACTTCCAAACCCTCCTTTTATCACTCCATCTTCGATGGTAACAAGGCGTTGATGTGTTTGACAAATGCGGTGTAATTCTTCCTCATTTAATGGTTTTACAAACAAGAAGTGATAATGCGACCAAGCATCCGTCTCACATTTGGCAAAGGCCTCTATCACATTATTGCCAATAACTCCCGTAGAAATTAACGCAAATTTATTGCCTTTTCTTAATTTTCTAGTTATTGATACGTTAACTTTTTCAAATTCTTCTCGCCAATTGGATACTTTTACTCCTTTTCCTCTAGGATAGCGAATGACC contains the following coding sequences:
- the asnS gene encoding asparagine--tRNA ligase, which gives rise to MKHTKIIDLLTGKALLHEVKAKGWVKTFRNNQFIALNDGSTINNIQCVVDLDKFPAELLKKIHTGAAISVRGTLTESRGAGQNVEIQVENLKVYGESNPEEYPIQPKKHSLEFLRENAHLRIRTNIFGAIMRVRSTLSFAVHKYFQENGFFYFNAPIITGSDAEGAGEMFKVTNFNLNKLPKNEEGTVDFTEDFFGKATNLTVSGQLEAETYAMALGSVYTFGPTFRAENSNTSRHLAEFWMIEPEVAFNKLADNMDLAEDFIKYVINYTLEKCQDDLLFLEQRLQEEEKNKPQAERSELSLLDKLRFVTENNFKRVSYTEAVDILKASKPNKNKKFNYIIEEWGADLQSEHERYLVEKHFKCPVILFDYPADIKAFYMRMNEDGKTVRAMDILFPGIGEIVGGSEREERYDVLLDKIEKMGIDKEELWWYLDTRKFGTAPHSGFGLGFERLVLFVTGMTNIRDVIPFPRTPQNASF
- the pyrH gene encoding UMP kinase, whose amino-acid sequence is MKYKRILLKLSGEALMGENQYGIDPKRLAEYAAEVKKVHDLGVEIAIVIGGGNIFRGVAGASVGMDRVQGDYMGMLATIINGMALQGALEDAGMLTRLQTALKIEAVAEPYIKRRAVRHLEKGRIVIFGAGTGNPYFTTDTAAVLRGVEINADVILKGTRVDGVYNADPEKDPTAVKFEQITFSDVLTKGLNVMDTTAFTLSRENELPIVVFDMNKENNLLKVCQGDDSVGTTVSVNIN
- a CDS encoding patatin-like phospholipase family protein is translated as MKTPKIGLALSGGGYKGIAHAGVLSFLVEQDIKPKILAGTSAGSIVSCLYSVGLTPREILNFFKSVNILNWHFFTFKKAGLIDSNAFEKYLFSIFENRTLDDLPIPVLINSTDIAKGEVHVFAPHTRVIDAILASSAFPAIFSPHTIDEQLYSDGGILNNFATDLIREDCDLLIGSNVCPIEQLDKKNLTSLRSVAIRAYDLMAANHNRTQSALCDWLIESHHITQYSTFERNKQRMDEIFDLGYLAAARSFKNHEDKFAKAVL
- a CDS encoding aldehyde dehydrogenase family protein gives rise to the protein MSNNIQFPKFKEQYGNYINGKFVDPVQGNYLDSITPINGKPFTKAAHSTEEDLILAIDAADKAFETWSKTSAAERSNILFRIADRMEENLAYLAQVETIDNGKAIRETMNADIPLAIDHFRYFAGVIRAEEGSVVELDEHTVSMIVHEPLGVVAQIIPWNFPILMAVWKLAPALAAGNCVVLKPAESTPISILVLMELIGDLVPAGVINIVNGFGSQLGQKLVTNPKISKAAFTGSTATGRLVMQYATENIIPVTLELGGKSPNVFFESIMDHDDEYLDKAIEGAVLFAFNQGEICTCPSRLLIQESIYDKFIARVIERVKAIKVGNPLDPTTMMGAQASKVQYDKISAYLKLGIEEGAELLVGGDVNHLGGDLETGYYIQPTLFKGHNKMRIFQEEIFGPVLAVTTFKDEKEAIEIANDTLYGLGAGVWTRDAHQLYQIPRAIKAGRVWVNNYHNYPAGAPFGGYKQSGIGRENHKMMLGHYRQTKNMLISYNKNKMGFF
- a CDS encoding YiiX/YebB-like N1pC/P60 family cysteine hydrolase, yielding MKKILALIGLLCTISYAQQTPFKEGDLIFQELKCGPLCDAINEVTYGYEGLNFNHMGMVIEYEGSLQVIEATWPAVCITPLDQFLNKTPEPMYLGRIIKKHEKLIPKAKEFALKQVGVPYDDNYLYANGKYYCSELIYDAFKSANKNKEFFKMYPMTYRSKYTGEFFPVWVQYFEKLDQVIPEGALGCNPAGITWSKNITISGPIVP
- a CDS encoding DUF779 domain-containing protein, encoding MSKVSRIDVTDKAKALIKELQAEHGDLMFYQAGGCCEGTQPMCFVKGGYYLRRRDVKIGEVCGFDFWVDRDLFEYWKHAHFTLDVTDGFGAGGFSLEIPKQKTFTIMYRMFTPEELSQLEEVILNE
- a CDS encoding thioredoxin family protein, which produces MNKVEIKDLNNSFSYAAFRAYVSDALQHNPDKLNLSADYLPYAELNEARLHRLDKTLRVEPEVALVMENLGKEYIWLVISESWCGDAAQSVPMLNKMAELTGKVELRLVFRDQNLELMDQYLTNGGRAIPKLLIVDKETLAVLGHWGPRPADAVQLVNDYKTEHGKFDEDGIILLNKWYTKNKGQQVQQEVAALMTSIDI
- a CDS encoding porin family protein, which translates into the protein MKNVFLLVLCCLISSFSFGQEIEGVDELSSKKDSVALDYKYREDQFYFGLSHTLMQGKPAGFTGNSVSLGVDIGFLRDFPINKSRTLAIAPGVGFSYQNLRNNFGLAEDGSYTTLESYKSNSLSLHMLDLPIELRWRSSTPESHKFWRTYVGFKASYVLGNRLKTATDTYSTTIRGDENINKWLLGMYVGAGFNTWNFYAYYGLNTIYKDTPIKGDTEGLRLFKVGVIFYIL
- a CDS encoding DUF3078 domain-containing protein gives rise to the protein MNKLGKIAFFSSVVSISSMGALAQEGQPVAMPTQPQAQVAQDTVKVQENPFNPLMNFLPRKNYAEEDLLMSYMNIGTREDLAFFKPEVFVERSKPKYTQIKTKFNPQIQLSAIPVNNEIIGYWEKKNRVGLDFNQIAFVNWSAGGDNSISGLLKGDFSRKYIKGRLIWDNTLNVRYGVNKQSDRELRKTDDVLELNSTFGYKSSAASDWYYVSKLNFKTQFTDGFNYPNTDDPVSRWLAPAYLFVGVGGEYMDSKTGIKYYISPLTYKGTFVNDQRLADQGAFGVDSAVKDDEGNILKHGKRSKSEIGLLLSTEWRKEVFTNIFIDTKLTLYSDYINQFGNIDVMWDLKLDMKVNDFVRANVGINLIYDDDVKNKVERGGVQIIEGPKVQFKQTLGVGLVYLF
- the rpoN gene encoding RNA polymerase factor sigma-54, with translation MLKQSLQLKLSQKLSPQQIQLMKLIQLPTLAFEQRLKEELIENPALETGKEETGDDFDNLDNDFEDFDSEHIDTEDINIDDYLSDDEIPDYKLQANNYSSEDDDYEAPIIATESFHQNLINQLNTFILSEDDRAIAEFLVGSMDEMGYIRRDIQDIVDDLAFTQGIYTDTKTVENILNIVHELEPIGVGARDLQECLLLQLKHKTPTDAITVAKDIIENQFDAFTKKHYDKLLSRYNITKDQLRKAIDEIERLNPKPGGAYTGSNRFIEQVIPDFTIKIVDGEIELTLNNRNAPELHISRDYQEMLQTYKDSSQASASQKDAVQFIKQKLDGAKWFIDAIKQRHETLYVTMSAIIHYQQQYFLTGDETKLKPMILKDIADLVGLDISTISRVANSKYVETPYGTKLIKHFFSEAMMNDQGEEVSTIEIKKILETIISEEDTRKPYPDEKIAELLKEKGYPIARRTVAKYREQLDIPVARMRKRI
- the frr gene encoding ribosome recycling factor, with the protein product MTEEIDLIIASAKEAMDGSIAHLEKSLLNIRAGKASPQMLGGVFVDYYGSQTPLSQVASVNVPDARTLTVTPWEKSMLQPIEKAIMIANLGLNPMNNGDNIIINIPALTEERRKDLVKQAKSEAEEAKIGIRNARKDANNDIKKEEKNGVSEDVCKDAEEQVQKITDAYVKKIEDILVKKEEEILKV